One genomic segment of Thalassospiraceae bacterium LMO-SO8 includes these proteins:
- the rbfA gene encoding 30S ribosome-binding factor RbfA, with amino-acid sequence MSEKSRKRQAGAKPPSQRQLRVGEELRHVLVRILERRDFRDPLLAEANLTVTGVDASPDLRRATVFVVPLGGSVMSDIDTDAVLKALNHATPYIRRQVAGEVSLKFLPQFSFRLDHSFEHAGRIGAILHDPRVRRDLETPGDPADDE; translated from the coding sequence ATGTCAGAAAAATCCCGTAAACGGCAGGCCGGGGCCAAGCCGCCCTCGCAGCGCCAGCTTCGCGTCGGCGAGGAACTGCGCCATGTCCTGGTGCGGATTCTGGAGCGCCGCGATTTCCGCGACCCGCTTTTGGCCGAGGCCAATCTGACCGTGACCGGCGTCGACGCCAGCCCGGACCTGCGCCGCGCCACGGTGTTCGTGGTGCCGCTCGGCGGCAGCGTGATGAGCGACATCGACACCGACGCGGTTCTCAAGGCGCTCAACCACGCCACGCCCTATATCCGCCGCCAGGTCGCGGGGGAGGTCAGCCTCAAGTTCCTGCCCCAGTTCTCCTTCCGTCTGGATCACAGCTTCGAACATGCGGGGCGCATCGGCGCCATCCTGCATGACCCCCGCGTGCGCCGCGACCTGGAAACCCCGGGCGATCCGGCGGACGACGAGTAG
- the metK gene encoding methionine adenosyltransferase, translating into MTLSNYLFTSESVSEGHPDKVSDRISDAVLDEFIRRDPLNCRLGCETFTTTNRIIVGGEGRCGDDGRGPLFDDNGDADAALIEKIARDCVKDIGYEQEGFHWETAKVQVYLHGQSADIAQGVDSAGNKDEGAGDQGIMFGFACTETEELMPAPIHFSHQILKKMADARHAGKTPGLLPDSKSQVTLQYENGKPVRATSVVVSTQHTDNLSTDEVREMVRPFVESVLPEGWMCDDEELYVNPTGRFVIGGPDGDVGLTGRKIIVDTYGGAAPHGGGAFSGKDPTKVDRSAAYGARYLAKNVVAAGLADKCVIQLAYAIGVSKPLSVYVDTQGTGRVAEEQISAKLQEMVNLSPRGIREHLELNKPIYARTSAYGHFGRKPDADGGFSWEKTDLVDGLKAAFGA; encoded by the coding sequence GTGACTCTATCCAACTATCTGTTCACGTCCGAATCCGTTTCCGAAGGCCACCCGGACAAGGTGTCCGACCGCATTTCCGATGCGGTGCTCGACGAATTCATTCGCCGCGATCCCCTGAACTGCCGCCTCGGCTGCGAAACCTTCACCACCACCAACCGCATCATCGTCGGCGGCGAAGGCCGCTGCGGCGACGACGGGCGCGGCCCGCTGTTCGACGACAACGGCGACGCCGACGCGGCGCTGATCGAAAAGATCGCGCGCGATTGCGTGAAGGACATCGGCTACGAACAGGAAGGCTTCCATTGGGAGACCGCGAAGGTTCAGGTCTATCTGCACGGCCAGTCCGCCGACATCGCCCAGGGCGTCGATTCCGCCGGCAACAAGGACGAGGGTGCGGGCGACCAGGGCATCATGTTCGGCTTCGCCTGCACGGAAACCGAGGAACTGATGCCGGCGCCCATCCACTTCTCGCACCAGATCCTGAAGAAAATGGCCGACGCGCGCCATGCCGGCAAGACGCCGGGGCTGCTGCCCGATTCCAAAAGCCAGGTCACCTTGCAGTACGAGAACGGCAAGCCCGTGCGCGCGACCTCGGTCGTCGTCTCGACCCAGCACACGGACAACCTGTCCACGGACGAGGTCCGCGAAATGGTCCGCCCCTTCGTGGAAAGCGTCCTGCCCGAGGGCTGGATGTGTGACGACGAGGAACTGTACGTCAACCCGACGGGCCGTTTCGTCATCGGCGGGCCCGACGGCGACGTCGGCCTCACGGGGCGCAAGATCATCGTCGACACCTACGGCGGGGCGGCACCGCACGGCGGCGGCGCCTTTTCCGGCAAGGATCCGACGAAGGTCGACCGCTCGGCCGCCTACGGTGCCCGCTACCTCGCGAAGAACGTGGTGGCCGCCGGCCTTGCCGACAAATGCGTGATTCAGCTGGCCTACGCCATCGGCGTGTCCAAGCCGCTGTCGGTCTATGTCGATACCCAGGGCACCGGCCGCGTCGCCGAGGAACAGATTTCCGCCAAGTTGCAGGAAATGGTCAACCTCAGCCCGCGCGGCATCCGCGAGCACTTGGAACTGAACAAGCCGATCTACGCCCGCACCTCGGCCTACGGCCATTTCGGCCGCAAGCCCGATGCCGACGGCGGCTTTTCCTGGGAAAAGACCGATCTGGTCGACGGCCTGAAGGCTGCTTTCGGGGCCTAA
- the lnt gene encoding apolipoprotein N-acyltransferase: MTAALTGVRRLHDLAAGLTGWRRRGLAAALGLLAAGALPPLHLVFLLVPAFAGLIWLVASRRRLRGALADGWWFGAGHAAAGTFWISHSLTIDLARHGWLIPVAVLGFAAVLGLFPALAAALLHRLRRAGAAPGGGDALILAGVWTIGEWLRGWLFTGFPWNLMGTVWTFADAMIQPASMFGVFGLSLVTVWAAAAPATLAGAGRRPWLASAFAAAFLLGVWGGGQWRLAGAETAFAPGVHLRLVQPNIAQADKWRPGLRAGHVTRQIELSLNPKGLNGDPAVTQGREPAPEPTHVIWAETAVPYVLGREPVLLRALSHAAPVAGALMTGSLRVEDAPGGPPRVYNSLYVVEASGRVALTYDKHHLVPFGEYVPFQDWLGFLKITQGRGNFTPGPGPRVLEVKGLPPFSPLICYEVIFPHAVLPPAGENAEGPRARWLLNITNDAWFGVSPGPYQHLAAARLRSVEEGLPLVRVANTGISAVIDPWGRTVAALGLGQTGAIDAGLPEPIEARTLFSRVGNALALVLAGLFAALGYLARRRAETG; encoded by the coding sequence ATGACCGCGGCCCTGACGGGGGTCCGGCGCCTGCATGATCTTGCCGCGGGCCTGACGGGCTGGCGGCGGCGGGGCCTCGCGGCGGCGCTCGGCCTGTTGGCGGCGGGGGCGTTGCCGCCGCTTCATCTCGTCTTTCTCCTGGTGCCGGCCTTCGCCGGCCTGATCTGGCTGGTCGCGTCGCGCCGGCGCCTGCGCGGCGCGCTGGCCGACGGCTGGTGGTTCGGCGCCGGGCACGCGGCGGCGGGCACGTTCTGGATCTCCCATTCCCTGACCATCGATCTCGCCCGCCACGGCTGGCTGATTCCCGTCGCCGTGCTTGGCTTCGCGGCCGTGCTGGGCCTGTTTCCGGCCCTGGCCGCGGCCCTTCTGCACCGCCTGCGCCGCGCGGGGGCAGCCCCCGGCGGCGGCGACGCGCTGATCCTGGCCGGGGTCTGGACCATTGGCGAATGGCTGCGCGGCTGGCTGTTCACGGGCTTTCCCTGGAACCTCATGGGCACGGTCTGGACTTTCGCCGACGCCATGATCCAGCCGGCGTCGATGTTCGGCGTGTTCGGCCTCAGCCTCGTCACGGTCTGGGCCGCGGCCGCCCCGGCGACCCTGGCGGGCGCCGGGCGGCGGCCCTGGCTGGCGTCCGCTTTCGCGGCGGCCTTCCTTTTGGGCGTGTGGGGCGGCGGTCAGTGGCGCCTGGCCGGGGCGGAAACGGCGTTTGCCCCGGGCGTCCATTTGCGCCTGGTGCAGCCCAACATCGCCCAAGCGGACAAATGGCGGCCGGGCCTGCGCGCGGGCCACGTCACCCGCCAGATCGAACTGAGCCTCAACCCCAAGGGCCTGAACGGCGACCCGGCGGTGACGCAGGGCCGGGAACCGGCCCCCGAGCCGACGCATGTCATCTGGGCCGAGACGGCGGTGCCCTATGTGCTGGGCCGTGAACCTGTGCTGCTGCGCGCGTTGTCGCATGCCGCCCCCGTCGCCGGGGCCCTGATGACGGGGTCCCTGCGCGTCGAGGACGCGCCCGGCGGCCCGCCCCGGGTCTACAACAGCCTTTATGTGGTCGAGGCGTCGGGCCGCGTCGCCCTGACCTATGACAAGCACCACCTGGTACCGTTCGGCGAGTACGTGCCGTTTCAGGACTGGCTGGGCTTCCTCAAGATCACCCAGGGACGCGGCAACTTTACACCCGGCCCCGGCCCCCGGGTGCTCGAGGTCAAGGGCCTGCCGCCGTTCTCGCCGCTGATCTGCTACGAGGTGATCTTCCCCCATGCGGTGCTGCCGCCCGCCGGCGAAAACGCCGAGGGACCCCGCGCGCGCTGGCTGCTGAACATCACCAACGACGCCTGGTTCGGGGTCTCGCCCGGCCCTTATCAGCATCTCGCCGCCGCCCGCCTGCGCAGCGTCGAGGAAGGCCTGCCGCTGGTCCGCGTGGCCAACACGGGCATCTCGGCGGTCATCGATCCCTGGGGCCGCACGGTCGCCGCCCTGGGCTTGGGCCAGACCGGCGCGATCGACGCCGGCCTGCCCGAGCCGATCGAGGCCAGAACCCTGTTTTCCCGGGTCGGAAACGCTTTGGCGCTGGTCCTGGCCGGCCTGTTCGCGGCCCTGGGATATCTGGCCCGACGCCGGGCCGAAACGGGTTAA
- the nusA gene encoding transcription termination factor NusA, whose amino-acid sequence MSDVMQNEAVHARPELLAAADQAARDKGIERDEVLEAMEQAIQKAGRSKYGHEHDIRAVIDRTSGAITLARYLEVVEDAAAVENEITQLTLEQAKQRKADAVVGEFLVDPLPPIDFGRIAAQTAKQVIVQKVREAERKRQYEEYQDRIGEVVNGLVKRIEYGNVIVDLGRAEALLRRDESIPREHFSNGDRVRAYIMDVREETRGPQIFLSRTHPQFMAALFKQEVPEIYDGIIEIKSVARDPGSRAKIAVQSHDSSIDPVGPCIGMRGSRVQAVVGELQGEKIDIIQWSPDEAAFIVNALAPAEVSKVVMDQDAHRIEVVVPDDQLSLAIGRRGQNVRLASQLSGWDIDIFTEAEESERRNEEFRARSALFVEALDVDDVIAHLLVTEGFSKVEEVAFVQIEDLTDIEGFDEDVARELQARAQTYLETRDAEFDARRRELGVEDDLIEIEGITNELMVALGEAGVKSRDDLGDLAGDELLEIAPQGTMTLDAANQIIMAARAHWFADEEAAAGDGEADAAAGEDGGDAPQAS is encoded by the coding sequence ATGAGCGACGTCATGCAAAACGAAGCCGTCCACGCCCGCCCGGAACTGCTGGCCGCCGCCGATCAGGCCGCCCGCGACAAGGGCATCGAGCGGGACGAGGTCCTGGAAGCCATGGAACAGGCGATCCAGAAGGCCGGGCGCTCCAAATACGGGCATGAACACGACATCCGCGCGGTCATCGACCGCACCTCGGGCGCGATCACGCTGGCCCGCTATCTCGAAGTCGTCGAAGATGCCGCCGCCGTCGAGAACGAAATCACCCAGCTGACCCTGGAACAGGCCAAGCAGCGCAAGGCCGACGCGGTGGTCGGGGAATTCCTGGTCGATCCCCTGCCGCCCATCGACTTCGGGCGCATCGCGGCCCAGACCGCCAAGCAGGTCATCGTCCAGAAAGTGCGCGAGGCCGAGCGCAAGCGCCAGTATGAGGAATACCAGGACCGCATCGGCGAGGTCGTGAACGGCCTGGTCAAGCGCATCGAATACGGCAACGTGATCGTCGACCTGGGCCGCGCCGAGGCATTGTTGCGCCGGGATGAATCGATCCCGCGCGAGCATTTCTCCAACGGCGACCGGGTGCGCGCCTACATCATGGACGTGCGCGAGGAAACCCGCGGTCCGCAGATCTTCCTGTCGCGCACGCATCCGCAGTTCATGGCGGCCCTGTTCAAGCAGGAAGTGCCGGAAATCTACGACGGCATCATCGAAATCAAGTCCGTGGCCCGCGATCCGGGTTCGCGCGCCAAGATCGCCGTGCAGTCGCACGACTCGTCCATCGATCCCGTCGGCCCCTGCATCGGCATGCGCGGCTCGCGCGTGCAGGCCGTGGTCGGCGAATTGCAGGGTGAAAAGATCGACATCATCCAGTGGTCCCCGGACGAGGCGGCGTTCATCGTCAACGCCCTGGCCCCGGCGGAAGTGTCCAAGGTCGTCATGGACCAGGACGCCCACCGCATCGAGGTCGTGGTGCCCGACGATCAGCTGTCGCTGGCCATCGGCCGGCGCGGCCAGAACGTGCGCCTGGCCTCGCAGCTGTCCGGCTGGGACATCGACATCTTCACCGAAGCCGAGGAATCGGAGCGCCGCAACGAGGAATTCCGCGCCCGTTCCGCCCTGTTCGTGGAAGCCCTCGACGTCGACGACGTGATCGCCCACCTGCTGGTCACCGAAGGCTTTTCCAAGGTCGAGGAAGTGGCCTTCGTGCAGATCGAGGACCTGACCGACATCGAAGGCTTCGACGAGGACGTGGCCCGCGAGTTGCAGGCCCGCGCCCAGACCTACCTGGAAACCCGCGACGCCGAGTTCGACGCCCGGCGCCGCGAACTGGGCGTCGAGGACGACCTGATCGAAATCGAGGGCATCACCAACGAATTGATGGTGGCGCTCGGCGAGGCCGGCGTGAAAAGCCGCGACGATCTGGGCGATCTGGCCGGTGACGAGCTTCTGGAAATCGCCCCCCAGGGCACGATGACGCTCGACGCCGCCAATCAGATCATCATGGCCGCCCGCGCCCATTGGTTCGCCGACGAAGAGGCAGCGGCCGGTGACGGCGAGGCGGATGCGGCGGCCGGCGAAGACGGCGGCGACGCGCCGCAGGCGTCCTAG
- the infB gene encoding translation initiation factor IF-2, with protein MAETTEKDKADKGGSGKLGLGGGGGKLTLNKTVEKRQTRQNFSHGRSKMVTVEVKKSRTITPAKDDARPAGAGDAPRDDDGDTSTRDLTDQELQARQKALETAQQTKDEAPEAAPSRPLGPTPVVRAEPEPEPAEDAAAVADEPDAPAPAPAPADVAPAPIPGEDGRPARPRPAAARQEDDDDGPRGKSRGKKGPAEVRRAAPTRGYNERRRGKLTISDALEGEEERQRSIASVRRAREREKQKQRELLQEGAKVVREVVVPEAITVQELANRMAERGADVVKSLMKMGVMATITQTIDADTAELVVEEFGHRIRRVSESDVEQGLRRDQDDPKDLTSRAPVVTVMGHVDHGKTSLLDALRATDVAGGEAGGITQHIGAYQVTTPSGAKISFIDTPGHAAFTEMRARGAQVTDIVVLCVAADDGVMPQTIEAIHHAKAAGVPIIVAINKIDVPGADPSRVRTELLQHNVQVEEMGGDVLSIEVSALKKTNLDKLEEAIVLQAELLDLKANPNHAAEGVIVEARMEQGKGSVATVLIQRGTLRVGEIFIAGSEWGRVRAMSDAHGEQLDEAGPSVPVEILGLNGTPQAGDDFVVVDSESRAREVTEFRQRQERNKQAAAGGRGTLEQMFERIQEGEAQTVPLVIKADVHGSAEAIVGALEKLSTDEVRVQVLHSGVGGINESDVTLARASNAVIVGFNVRANPQARDLAKRDGLDIRYYSVIYNLTDDIKALLSGLLAPTIRENFLGYAEVREVFNVSKVGKVAGCMITEGTVKRGAKVRLLRDDTVIHEGDLSQLKRFKDDAKEVQSGTECGMALANYQDIQVGDVIECFETEEVAREL; from the coding sequence ATGGCTGAGACGACTGAAAAAGACAAGGCGGACAAGGGCGGCAGCGGCAAGCTGGGCCTGGGCGGCGGCGGCGGAAAGCTGACGCTGAACAAGACCGTGGAAAAGCGCCAGACGCGCCAGAACTTCTCCCACGGGCGGTCCAAGATGGTCACCGTCGAGGTCAAGAAGAGCCGCACCATCACGCCGGCCAAGGACGACGCGCGCCCGGCGGGCGCCGGCGACGCCCCGCGCGATGACGACGGCGACACGTCGACCCGCGATCTCACCGATCAGGAACTCCAGGCCCGCCAGAAGGCGCTGGAGACCGCGCAGCAGACCAAGGACGAGGCCCCCGAAGCCGCGCCGTCCCGGCCGCTCGGCCCGACGCCGGTCGTGCGCGCCGAACCGGAACCGGAACCGGCCGAAGACGCCGCGGCCGTGGCCGACGAGCCCGACGCCCCGGCGCCGGCCCCCGCGCCGGCCGATGTGGCGCCGGCACCGATCCCCGGCGAGGATGGGCGTCCCGCCCGGCCGCGCCCGGCGGCGGCCCGCCAAGAGGACGACGACGACGGCCCCCGCGGCAAGAGCCGCGGCAAGAAGGGCCCGGCCGAAGTCCGCCGCGCCGCGCCCACGCGGGGCTACAACGAACGCCGCCGCGGCAAACTGACGATCTCCGACGCGCTTGAGGGCGAGGAAGAGCGCCAGCGCTCCATCGCCTCGGTCCGGCGCGCGCGCGAACGTGAAAAACAAAAGCAGCGTGAGCTGCTGCAGGAAGGTGCCAAGGTCGTGCGAGAAGTCGTTGTTCCCGAAGCCATTACCGTTCAGGAACTGGCCAACCGCATGGCCGAACGGGGTGCCGACGTGGTCAAGTCGCTCATGAAGATGGGCGTCATGGCCACCATCACCCAGACGATCGACGCCGACACGGCGGAACTGGTGGTCGAGGAATTCGGTCACCGCATCCGCCGCGTGTCCGAGTCCGACGTGGAACAGGGCCTGCGCCGCGACCAGGACGATCCCAAGGATCTGACGTCCCGCGCACCCGTGGTCACCGTGATGGGCCATGTCGATCACGGCAAGACGTCGCTGCTCGACGCGCTGCGCGCGACCGACGTGGCCGGCGGCGAAGCCGGCGGCATCACGCAGCACATCGGCGCCTATCAGGTGACGACGCCGTCGGGGGCGAAGATCTCGTTCATCGACACCCCGGGCCACGCCGCGTTCACCGAAATGCGCGCGCGCGGCGCCCAGGTCACGGACATCGTGGTGCTGTGCGTCGCCGCCGACGACGGCGTCATGCCGCAGACCATCGAGGCCATCCACCACGCGAAGGCCGCGGGCGTGCCGATCATCGTCGCCATCAACAAGATCGACGTGCCGGGCGCCGACCCCAGCCGGGTGCGCACGGAACTGCTGCAGCACAACGTTCAGGTCGAGGAAATGGGCGGCGACGTGCTGTCCATCGAGGTCTCGGCCCTGAAGAAGACCAACCTGGACAAGCTGGAGGAGGCGATCGTCCTGCAGGCCGAACTGCTCGACCTCAAGGCCAACCCGAACCATGCCGCCGAAGGCGTCATCGTCGAGGCCCGCATGGAACAGGGCAAGGGCTCGGTCGCCACGGTGCTGATCCAGCGCGGCACGCTGCGCGTCGGTGAAATCTTCATCGCCGGCTCCGAATGGGGCCGGGTGCGCGCCATGTCCGACGCCCACGGCGAACAGCTCGACGAAGCCGGGCCTTCCGTGCCGGTCGAGATTCTGGGTCTCAACGGCACGCCGCAGGCGGGCGATGACTTCGTCGTCGTCGATTCCGAATCCCGCGCCCGCGAGGTCACGGAATTCCGCCAGCGCCAGGAACGCAACAAGCAGGCCGCCGCCGGCGGCCGCGGCACCCTCGAACAGATGTTCGAACGGATCCAGGAAGGCGAAGCCCAGACCGTGCCGCTGGTCATCAAGGCGGACGTGCACGGTTCGGCCGAGGCCATCGTGGGCGCCCTGGAGAAGCTGTCGACCGACGAGGTCCGGGTGCAGGTTCTGCATTCCGGCGTCGGCGGCATCAACGAAAGCGACGTGACGCTGGCCCGCGCCTCCAACGCGGTGATCGTCGGCTTCAACGTGCGCGCCAACCCGCAGGCGCGCGACCTGGCCAAACGCGACGGTCTGGATATCCGGTACTATTCGGTGATCTACAACCTGACCGACGACATCAAGGCCCTGCTGTCGGGCCTGCTGGCGCCGACCATCCGCGAAAACTTCCTGGGCTACGCCGAAGTGCGCGAAGTCTTCAACGTGTCCAAGGTCGGCAAGGTCGCCGGCTGCATGATCACCGAAGGCACCGTCAAGCGCGGCGCCAAGGTCCGCCTGCTGCGCGACGACACGGTGATTCACGAGGGCGACCTGAGCCAGCTGAAGCGGTTCAAGGACGACGCCAAGGAAGTCCAGTCGGGCACGGAATGCGGCATGGCGCTCGCCAATTACCAGGACATCCAGGTCGGCGACGTCATCGAATGCTTCGAAACCGAGGAAGTGGCCCGGGAACTCTAG
- a CDS encoding hemolysin family protein: MNDQSSSPPPRETGAAPHSSSQESQTPPTEARGPSLWQRLMRRFRGGQNGSVREALEEIIEERAEPAAPIGDDERALLSNILNLRGLTVEDVMVPRADIVGVEVDTPLSEIVRIIGEQGHSRLPVYRGTLDDVIGMAHIKDLFLWDGHDKDFKLSEHLRRILFVAPSMEVLELLLEMRARRSHMALVVDEYGGVDGLVTIEDLVEEIIGEIEDEHDRTSEPVLKENPDGSYTADARVEIEALEEKVGAFATDEEREYIDTLGGLVFALAGRVPIRSELVAHPSGFEFEILQADPRRVHRLRVRRRSAADKNAKAG; this comes from the coding sequence ATGAACGATCAATCATCGAGTCCCCCGCCCCGGGAAACCGGGGCCGCCCCCCATTCCTCTTCGCAGGAATCCCAGACCCCGCCGACCGAGGCGCGCGGCCCTTCCCTGTGGCAGCGCCTGATGCGCCGGTTCCGCGGTGGACAGAACGGCTCCGTCCGCGAGGCGCTTGAGGAAATCATCGAGGAACGGGCCGAGCCCGCCGCCCCCATCGGCGACGACGAACGGGCACTCCTGTCCAATATTCTCAACCTGCGCGGCCTTACCGTCGAGGACGTCATGGTGCCGCGCGCCGACATCGTCGGGGTCGAGGTCGATACGCCGCTCAGCGAGATCGTGCGCATCATCGGCGAACAGGGCCATTCGCGCCTGCCGGTCTACCGGGGCACCTTGGACGACGTCATCGGCATGGCCCATATCAAGGACCTGTTCCTGTGGGACGGCCACGACAAGGACTTCAAGCTGTCCGAACACCTGCGCCGCATCCTGTTCGTGGCCCCCTCCATGGAGGTTCTCGAACTGTTGCTGGAGATGCGCGCCCGGCGTTCGCACATGGCGCTGGTGGTCGATGAATACGGCGGCGTCGACGGTCTGGTGACCATCGAGGACCTGGTCGAGGAAATCATCGGCGAGATCGAGGACGAACACGACCGCACGTCGGAACCTGTGCTCAAGGAAAACCCTGACGGTTCCTACACCGCCGACGCCCGGGTCGAGATCGAGGCCCTGGAGGAAAAGGTCGGCGCCTTCGCCACGGACGAGGAACGGGAATACATCGACACCCTGGGCGGGCTGGTGTTCGCGCTGGCCGGCCGCGTGCCGATCCGCAGCGAGCTGGTCGCCCATCCCTCGGGCTTTGAATTCGAAATTCTCCAGGCCGACCCCCGGCGGGTGCACCGCCTGCGGGTGCGCCGCCGCAGCGCCGCCGACAAAAACGCGAAAGCCGGATGA
- the ybeY gene encoding rRNA maturation RNase YbeY encodes MPEPALEIAVDITSPEWAALGDAEAIAERALAAAYGFLDHGVDARPAEVSLVLADDAMVAALNRDYRGKDGPTNVLSFPQQDGDAPPAGVLPGMPDMLGDVVIAFGVTAAEARDQGIPLADHLSHLCVHGMLHLLGFDHIDADEAERMERLETDILGGLGVPDPYGKER; translated from the coding sequence ATGCCCGAACCGGCATTGGAAATCGCGGTCGACATCACGTCCCCCGAATGGGCGGCGCTCGGCGATGCCGAGGCGATTGCCGAACGCGCCCTGGCCGCGGCCTACGGGTTCCTCGATCATGGCGTGGACGCCCGCCCGGCCGAGGTCTCCCTGGTGCTTGCCGACGACGCCATGGTGGCGGCGCTCAACCGCGATTACCGGGGCAAGGACGGGCCGACCAACGTGCTGTCGTTCCCGCAACAGGACGGCGACGCGCCGCCTGCGGGCGTGCTGCCCGGCATGCCCGACATGCTGGGCGACGTGGTGATCGCCTTCGGCGTCACGGCGGCCGAGGCGCGCGACCAGGGCATCCCCCTGGCTGACCATTTATCGCATCTGTGTGTCCATGGTATGCTGCACCTTCTGGGTTTCGACCATATCGACGCGGACGAGGCCGAGAGGATGGAACGGCTGGAAACGGATATCCTCGGGGGCCTCGGCGTCCCCGATCCATATGGAAAGGAGCGGTGA
- the trmB gene encoding tRNA (guanosine(46)-N7)-methyltransferase TrmB — protein MDPDEPPRFYGRRRGKKLRPGRRALVEDLLPALRVPAGDGPLDPADLFDGRMSAYWMEIGFGAGEHLADQAQAHPDIGFIGCEPFVNGVATLLAQITERSLDNIRLHDDDARRLLPRLAPGSIGRVYLLYSDPWPKKRHWNRRFVQRDTLDQLARILAPGGLFRFATDHMGHARWALGLAANHPEFEWTARTAADWRTRWADGYPTRYEEKGLAGPHRVYLEFRRRGG, from the coding sequence ATGGATCCTGACGAACCACCGCGGTTCTACGGCCGGCGGCGGGGCAAGAAGCTCCGCCCCGGCCGCCGCGCCTTGGTCGAAGACCTGCTGCCGGCCCTGCGCGTGCCGGCGGGCGACGGGCCGCTCGACCCCGCCGATCTGTTCGACGGGCGGATGTCCGCCTACTGGATGGAAATCGGCTTCGGCGCCGGCGAACACCTGGCCGATCAGGCCCAGGCCCATCCCGATATCGGCTTCATCGGCTGCGAGCCGTTCGTCAACGGCGTGGCGACCCTTCTTGCCCAGATCACGGAACGGTCGCTGGACAATATCCGCCTGCACGACGACGACGCGCGCCGGCTGCTGCCGCGCCTGGCGCCGGGGTCGATCGGCCGCGTCTATCTGCTGTACTCCGACCCCTGGCCCAAGAAACGCCACTGGAACCGCCGTTTCGTGCAGCGCGACACCCTGGATCAACTGGCCCGCATCCTGGCCCCCGGCGGTCTGTTCCGCTTCGCGACCGACCACATGGGCCATGCCCGTTGGGCCTTGGGCCTCGCGGCCAACCATCCGGAATTCGAGTGGACGGCCAGGACGGCGGCCGATTGGCGCACGCGCTGGGCCGACGGATACCCCACCCGCTACGAGGAAAAGGGCCTGGCCGGCCCGCACCGGGTCTATCTGGAGTTCCGCCGCCGGGGCGGGTAG
- the rimP gene encoding ribosome maturation factor RimP, with protein sequence MTLEQRIAEIIRPAIEDLGFELVRVLVSGQRNKKLQVMAEPKDGSAMNVDHCAVISRTVSALLDVEDPIDDAYVLEVSSPGIDRPLVKLADFARYAGFDARVEMDVPVAGRRRFSGRLLGVDGTDVVMDVTEGEVRLPFADIQKSKLLMTDELIAAHQQADE encoded by the coding sequence GTGACCTTGGAACAGCGCATCGCCGAGATCATCCGCCCGGCCATCGAGGATTTGGGCTTCGAGCTTGTCCGCGTCCTGGTGTCCGGCCAGCGCAACAAGAAGCTGCAAGTCATGGCCGAGCCCAAGGACGGATCGGCCATGAACGTCGATCATTGCGCGGTCATCTCGCGCACCGTGTCGGCGTTGTTGGACGTGGAAGACCCGATCGACGACGCCTATGTGCTTGAGGTCTCGTCGCCCGGGATCGACCGGCCGCTGGTCAAGCTGGCCGATTTCGCGCGCTATGCCGGGTTCGACGCGCGCGTCGAAATGGACGTCCCCGTCGCGGGGCGGCGCCGGTTTTCCGGCCGCCTGCTCGGCGTCGACGGCACGGACGTGGTGATGGACGTGACGGAAGGCGAGGTCCGCCTGCCCTTCGCCGACATTCAGAAATCAAAGCTGCTGATGACCGACGAATTGATCGCGGCGCATCAGCAGGCGGACGAATAG
- a CDS encoding RNA-binding protein, whose translation MTRGLQTHAEDDMVPASDEDGGPVRRCAVTGEKKPVAELIRFVVGPDDCVVPDLAGNLPGRGIWLSARRDVVNTASEKNHFAKAAKRKVTVPPRLADDIEAQMVRRCMDALGLARRAGRVVAGFEKTDAWLRTAKRGLLVAARDGSEDGKSKLRALAPGLTQFTVLDAAELGRALGRDHVVHAAVAPGGLADRLVFEQNRLLGFREGAPAGKTSPSQE comes from the coding sequence ATGACCCGCGGACTACAGACCCACGCGGAAGACGACATGGTCCCGGCGTCCGATGAGGACGGCGGGCCCGTCCGCCGCTGTGCCGTCACCGGGGAAAAAAAGCCTGTCGCGGAACTCATCCGTTTCGTCGTCGGCCCCGACGACTGCGTCGTTCCCGACCTGGCCGGCAACCTGCCCGGGCGGGGAATATGGTTGAGTGCCCGCCGCGATGTGGTAAATACAGCCAGCGAAAAAAACCATTTCGCCAAGGCGGCCAAGCGCAAGGTCACCGTTCCGCCCCGGTTGGCGGACGATATCGAGGCGCAGATGGTCCGCCGCTGCATGGATGCGCTGGGTCTGGCGCGCCGGGCGGGCCGGGTTGTCGCCGGGTTTGAAAAGACCGACGCCTGGCTGAGGACAGCCAAACGCGGTCTGTTGGTTGCGGCCCGGGACGGCAGCGAGGACGGCAAGTCCAAGCTGCGGGCCCTGGCGCCGGGACTGACGCAATTCACGGTCCTGGACGCAGCCGAACTGGGCCGCGCGCTGGGCCGGGACCATGTGGTCCACGCGGCGGTCGCGCCCGGTGGCTTGGCGGATCGCCTGGTCTTCGAACAAAACCGGCTTTTGGGGTTTCGCGAGGGCGCCCCGGCCGGAAAGACTTCTCCCTCGCAGGAATAG